The Streptomyces albofaciens JCM 4342 genome has a segment encoding these proteins:
- the sucD gene encoding succinate--CoA ligase subunit alpha, with the protein MAIFLTKDSKVIVQGMTGATGMKHTKLMLGDGTNIVGGVNPRKAGTEVDFDGTSVPVFGSVAEAMEKTGADVSVIFVPPKFAKAAVVEAIDAEIGLAVVITEGIAVHDSAAFWAYASSKGNKTRIIGPNCPGLITPGQSNAGIIPGDITKPGKIGLVSKSGTLTYQMMYELRDIGFTSAVGIGGDPIIGTTHIDALEAFEADPETELIVMIGEIGGDAEERAADFIKANVTKPVVGYVAGFTAPEGKTMGHAGAIVSGSSGTAQAKKEALEAAGVKVGKTPSETARLAREILVG; encoded by the coding sequence ATGGCTATCTTCCTCACCAAGGACAGCAAGGTCATCGTCCAGGGCATGACCGGTGCCACGGGCATGAAGCACACCAAGCTCATGCTGGGCGACGGCACCAACATCGTCGGCGGCGTGAACCCGCGCAAGGCCGGCACCGAGGTCGACTTCGACGGGACCTCCGTGCCCGTCTTCGGCTCCGTCGCCGAGGCGATGGAGAAGACCGGCGCCGACGTGTCCGTCATCTTCGTGCCGCCGAAGTTCGCCAAGGCCGCCGTCGTCGAGGCGATCGACGCCGAGATCGGCCTGGCCGTCGTGATCACCGAGGGCATCGCCGTGCACGACTCGGCCGCCTTCTGGGCGTACGCGTCGAGCAAGGGCAACAAGACCCGCATCATCGGCCCGAACTGCCCCGGCCTGATCACCCCCGGCCAGTCCAACGCCGGCATCATCCCGGGCGACATCACCAAGCCCGGCAAGATCGGTCTGGTGTCGAAGTCCGGCACGCTGACCTACCAGATGATGTACGAGCTGCGCGACATCGGCTTCACCTCGGCCGTCGGCATCGGTGGCGACCCGATCATCGGCACCACCCACATCGATGCCCTGGAGGCCTTCGAGGCCGACCCGGAGACCGAGCTGATCGTCATGATCGGTGAGATCGGCGGCGACGCCGAGGAGCGTGCGGCCGACTTCATCAAGGCCAACGTCACCAAGCCGGTCGTCGGCTACGTCGCGGGCTTCACCGCGCCCGAGGGCAAGACCATGGGCCACGCCGGCGCCATCGTCTCCGGCTCCTCCGGCACCGCCCAGGCGAAGAAGGAGGCCCTGGAGGCCGCCGGCGTCAAGGTCGGCAAGACCCCGTCGGAGACCGCGCGCCTGGCGCGCGAGATCCTCGTCGGCTGA
- the sucC gene encoding ADP-forming succinate--CoA ligase subunit beta — protein sequence MDLFEYQARDLFAKHGVPVLAGEVIDTPEAARAATERLGGKSVVKAQVKVGGRGKAGGVKLAASEDEAVEHATNILGMDIKGHTVHKVMIAETAPEIVEEYYVSFLLDRTNRTFLSIASVEGGMEIEEVAATRPEAVAKTPIDANEGVTPEKAREIVEAAKFPAEVADKVADVLVTLWKTFIAEDALLVEVNPLAKVASGDILALDGKVSLDENADFRQPEHEALEDKAAANPLEAAAKAKGLNYVKLDGQVGIIGNGAGLVMSTLDVVAYAGEKHDNVKPANFLDIGGGASAEVMANGLEIILGDPDVKSVFVNVFGGITACDEVANGIVQALELLKSKGEDVTKPLVVRLDGNNAELGRKILSDANHPLVQRVDTMDGAADKAAELAAAAK from the coding sequence GTGGACCTGTTCGAGTACCAGGCGAGGGACCTCTTCGCCAAGCACGGTGTACCGGTGCTGGCCGGTGAAGTCATCGACACGCCTGAGGCGGCACGCGCGGCGACCGAGCGCCTCGGCGGCAAGTCCGTCGTCAAGGCGCAGGTGAAGGTCGGCGGCCGCGGCAAGGCCGGCGGCGTGAAGCTGGCCGCCTCCGAGGACGAGGCCGTCGAGCACGCGACCAACATCCTCGGCATGGACATCAAGGGCCACACGGTCCACAAGGTGATGATCGCCGAGACGGCTCCGGAGATCGTGGAGGAGTACTACGTCTCCTTCCTCCTGGACCGCACCAACCGCACCTTCCTCTCCATCGCGTCCGTCGAGGGCGGCATGGAGATCGAGGAGGTCGCGGCCACCCGCCCCGAGGCCGTCGCCAAGACCCCGATCGACGCCAACGAGGGTGTGACCCCGGAGAAGGCGCGCGAGATCGTCGAGGCCGCGAAGTTCCCGGCCGAGGTCGCCGACAAGGTCGCGGACGTGCTGGTCACGCTGTGGAAGACCTTCATCGCCGAGGACGCGCTCCTGGTCGAGGTCAACCCGCTGGCCAAGGTCGCCTCCGGCGACATCCTGGCCCTGGACGGCAAGGTCTCGCTCGACGAGAACGCCGACTTCCGCCAGCCCGAGCACGAGGCCCTGGAGGACAAGGCCGCGGCCAACCCGCTGGAGGCCGCCGCCAAGGCCAAGGGCCTGAACTACGTCAAGCTCGACGGCCAGGTCGGCATCATCGGCAACGGCGCGGGTCTCGTCATGAGCACCCTCGACGTCGTCGCGTACGCCGGTGAGAAGCACGACAACGTCAAGCCCGCCAACTTCCTCGACATCGGCGGCGGCGCCTCCGCCGAGGTCATGGCGAACGGCCTGGAGATCATCCTCGGCGACCCGGACGTCAAGTCCGTGTTCGTCAACGTCTTCGGTGGCATCACCGCCTGCGACGAGGTCGCCAACGGCATCGTGCAGGCCCTGGAGCTGCTCAAGTCCAAGGGCGAGGACGTCACCAAGCCGCTGGTCGTCCGCCTGGACGGCAACAACGCGGAGCTTGGGCGCAAGATCCTGAGCGACGCCAACCACCCGCTGGTCCAGCGTGTGGACACCATGGATGGCGCGGCCGACAAGGCCGCCGAGCTCGCCGCGGCCGCGAAGTAA